A single Biomphalaria glabrata chromosome 2, xgBioGlab47.1, whole genome shotgun sequence DNA region contains:
- the LOC106076872 gene encoding tachykinin-like peptides receptor 86C: MQVINQSSVTEITAAPETDNLYQESFAVVIFILVNNSCISTAIGLLGIVANIINMTVFLHQGLDSSINISLFSISISDTFTILFIIWSNFAFNPFIDQVPAPISFDEVYYVTGGWPSGFTVRVTLYITAYITAERCLSIVFPLKIKTMITPKRSKLIICGLTLINALTLIPEYTSIYLSWHFSDKKNETVLGVDFRSNRQQTQGITFMLHVALVVVGQGAVIFLTSVLVIHLRRQSKWRMKSSSEINHRSALSSRDRKSVALVIVVATSMVIAYIPLSPVSLVTVFVPEFYISGQLSRIFIETWGTIFLFSMINASSNILIYYNMNSKFRNTFRELFTYHQQLKRSKSFNA; this comes from the coding sequence ATGCAAGTGATCAACCAATCAAGCGTGACAGAAATCACAGCGGCACCAGAGACTGACAACCTGTATCAAGAATCTTTCGCTGTTGTTATTTTTATCCTCGTTAACAACAGTTGTATTTCCACCGCCATTGGACTTCTCGGCATCGTCGCCAACATCATCAACATGACGGTGTTTTTACATCAAGGGTTGGACAGTTCAATCAACATCAGCCTCTTCTCAATCTCCATATCAGACACATTCACCATACTTTTTATCATCTGGTCAAACTTCGCGTTCAATCCTTTCATCGATCAGGTGCCAGCTCCGATCTCGTTCGATGAGGTGTACTATGTGACCGGGGGATGGCCTTCAGGGTTCACGGTGCGGGTCACGCTCTACATCACTGCGTACATCACAGCAGAGAGATGCCTGTCCATTGTGTTTCCTTTGAAGATAAAGACAATGATAACTCCCAAAAGAAGTAAACTCATCATCTGTGGTCTGACGCTAATCAACGCGTTAACTCTTATCCCAGAATATACGTCTATCTACTTGTCCTGGCACTTTAGCGACAAGAAAAATGAAACGGTTCTGGGCGTTGATTTCAGAAGCAACAGGCAGCAGACCCAAGGCATTACTTTCATGCTGCACGTAGCACTTGTGGTCGTAGGTCAAGGTGCGGTCATTTTTCTGACTTCCGTCTTGGTCATTCACCTTCGCCGCCAGTCCAAGTGGCGAATGAAGAGCAGCTCTGAAATAAACCATCGAAGTGCCCTCTCGTCACGTGATAGGAAGTCTGTCGCGCTGGTCATCGTTGTGGCCACATCAATGGTCATCGCGTACATCCCTTTGTCACCAGTCTCCTTGGTCACAGTCTTTGTTCCAGAATTTTACATCAGCGGTCAACTGTCCAGAATTTTCATCGAGACCTGGGGCACGATATTTCTGTTTTCAATGATCAACGCCAGTTCCAACATCTTGATCTATTACAATATGAACTCAAAGTTCAGAAATACATTTAGAGAACTTTTTACATATCATCAGCAATTAAAACGATCAAAATCATTTAATGCATAA